The nucleotide window TTTTACGCCATCAGTGGTGTCGGTATCGGCAACAGGATTGGTGACGGCATCAGCGGGAAGCTATACATTGAAAATAACGGACAAGGTTTCCGGATGTGAGTCGGCTTCATCTGCAGCAGCAGTTGTAAATGCAGCTCCATCAGCTCCATCAGCCCCAGTATTGGGAGCTGTGACACAGCCAACCACCTGTGCGGTTCCAAACGGTACGTTCCAGATTACGGGTTATGATGCAGCGACGTATACTTATGCTTTTACCCCATCAGTAGTGTCGGTATCGGCAACAGGATTGGTGACGGCATCAGCGGGAAGCTATACATTGAAAATAACGGACAAGGTTTCCGGATGTGAGTCGGCTTCATCTGCAGCGGCAGTTGTAAATGCGGCACCATCAGCTCCATCAGCCCCAGTATTGGGAGCTGTAACCCAGCCAACCACCTGCGCGGTTCCCAACGGGACGTTCCAGATTACAGGTTATGATGCAGCGACTTATACTTATGCCTTTACGCCATCAGTAGTGTCGGTATCGGCAACGGGATTGGTAACGGCATCAGCGGGAAGCTATACATTGAAAATAACGGACAAGGTTTCCGGATGTGAGTCGGCTTCATCTGCAGCGGCAGTTGTAAATGCGGCACCATCAGCTCCATCAGCCCCAGTATTGGGAGCTGTAACCCAGCCAACCACCTGTGCGGTTCCCAACGGGACGTTCCAGATTACGGGATATGATGCAGCGACGTATACTTATGCCTTTACGCCATCAGTGGTGTCGGTATCGGCTACAGGATTGGTAACGGCATCAGCGGGAAGCTATACATTGAAAATAACAAACAAGGTTTCCGGATGTGAGTCGGCTTCATCTGCAGCGGCAGTTGTAAATGCAGCTCCATCAGCTCCATCAGCACCAGTATTGGGAGCTGTGACACAGCCAACCACCTGTGCGGTTCCAAACGGTACGTTCCAGATTACGGGTTATGATGCAGCGACGTATACTTATGCTTTTACCCCATCAGTAGTGTCGGTATCGGCAACAGGATTGGTGACGGCATCAGCGGGAAGCTATACATTGAAAATAACGGACAAGGTTTCCGGATGTGAGTCGGCTTCATCTGCAGCGGCAGTTGTAAATGCGGCACCATCAGCTCCATCAGCCCCAGTATTGGGAGCTGTAACCCAGCCAACCACCTGCGCGGTTCCCAACGGGACGTTCCAGATTACAGGTTATGATGCAGCGACTTATACTTATGCCTTTACGCCATCAGTAGTGTCGGTATCGGCAACGGGATTGGTAACGGCATCAGCGGGAAGTTATACATTGAAAATAACAAACAAGGTTTCAGGATGTGAGTCGGCTTCATCTGCAGCAGCAGTTGTAAATGCAGCTCCATCAGCTCCATCAGCACCAGTATTGGGAGCTGTAACCCAGCCAACCACCTGTGCGGTTCCAAACGGTACGTTCCAGATTACGGGATATGATGCAGCGACGTATACTTATGCCTTTACGCCATCAGTGGTGTCGGTATCGGCTACAGGATTGGTAACGGCATCAGCGGGAAGCTATACATTGAAAATAACAAACAAGGTTTCCGGATGTGAGTCGGCTTCATCTGCAGCGGCAGTTGTAAATGCAGCTCCATCAGCTCCATCAGCACCAGTATTGGGAGCTGTGACACAGCCAACCACCTGTGCGGTTCCCAACGGTACGTTCCAGATCAACGCTTATGATACGACGACTTACACTTATGTGGTTAATCCATCAACAGGAGTAACAGTATCAGGAAGTGGAGAGGTAACAGCACCTGAAGGAACTTATACGGTGACAATAACAAATAAAGCATCAGGCTGTACTTCACCTGCATCGGCAAGTGTAACAGTAGATGCTGCACCGACTGCACCAGCTGCACCGACATTCGGAGCTGTAACCCAGCCAACCACCTGTGCGGTTTCAAACGGTACGTTCCAGATTACAGGATATGATGCAGCGACTTATACTTATGCCTTTACGCCATCAGTGGTGTCGGTATCGGCAACGGGATTGGTAACGGCATCAGCGGGAAGTTATACATTGAAAATAACAAACAAGGTTTCCGGATGTGAGTCGGCTTCATCTGCAGCAGCAGTTGTAAATGCAGCTCCATCAGCTCCATCAGCACCAGTATTGGGAGCTGTAACCCAGCCAACCACCTGTGCGGTTCCAAACGGTACGTTCCAGATCAACGCTTATGATACGACGACTTACACTTATGTGGTTAATCCATCAACAGGAGTAACAGTATCAGGAAGTGGAGAGGTAACAGCACCTGAAGGAACTTATACGGTGACAATAACAAATAAAGCATCAGGCTGTACTTCACCTGCATCGGCAAGTGTAACAGTAGATGCTGCACCGACTGCACCAGCTGCACCGACATTCGGAGCTGTAACCCAGCCAACCACCTGTGCGGTTTCAAACGGTACGTTCCAGATTACAGGATATGATGCAGCGACTTATACTTATGCCTTTACGCCATCAGTGGTGTCGGTATCGGCAACGGGATTGGTAACGGCATCAGCGGGAAGTTATACATTGAAAATAACAAACAAGGTTTCCGGATGTGAGTCGGCTTCATCTGCAGCAGCAGTTGTAAATGCAGCTCCATCAGCTCCATCAGCACCAGTATTGGGAGCTGTAATCCAGCCAACCACCTGTGCGGTTCCAAACGGTACGTTCCAGATCAACGCTTATGATGCGACGGCTTATACTTATGCTTTTACGCCATCAGTAGTGTCGGTATCTGCAACAGGATTGGTAACGGCATCAGCGGGAAGCTATACATTGAAAATAACAAACAAGGTTTCCGGATGTGAGTCGGATTCATCTGCAGCGGCAGTTGTAAATGCAGCACCAACGGCTCCAGCTGCGCCTACATTGGGCACGGTAACACAGCCAAGTTGTGCATCGCCAAACGGAAAATTCCAGATCAATGCTTATGATGCTGCGACTTACACTTATGTGGTTAGTCCATCGGCAGGCGTAATGGTATCCGGAAGCGGATTGGTAAGCGCACCAACAGGAAGCTATACAGTAACAATTACAAATATTGCATCAGGATGTGTGTCATCTGCGTCTAATATTGTTGTAATAGAATCTGTTATTTGTGCGGTTGATGATGACTACAGTGCAACACCGATAAACGGAAAAGACGGGGGGACAACACCAAACATTTTGGTAAACGATACCCTTAACGGAGCACCGGTTGTGTTGTCAGACGTAAACTTAACAGGAGTTACTGTTCCAACAGGATTGACAGTAAACACTGATGGTACAATTACGGTAGATCCTAATACACCAGCAGGTTCTTATGAAGTGGTTTACAGCATCTGTGAGAAACTGAACCCGACAAATTGTGATACGGCAACTGTTAAAATAGCAGTTGATCAGGCAGTAATTGATGCGGTTGATGATGACTACAGTGCAACACCGATAAACGGAAAAGACGGGGGGACAACACCAAACATTTTGGTAAATGACACCCTAAACGGAGTGCCGGTTGTGTTGTCAGACGTAAACTTAACAGGAGTAACTGTTCCAACAGGATTGACAGTAAACCCTGACGGTACCATTACGGTAGATCCTAATACACCAGCAGGCACTTATGAAGTGGTTTACAGCATCTGTGAGAAACTGAACCCAACCAATTGCGACACGGCAACTGTTAAAATAGCAGTTGATCAGGCAGTAATTGATGCGGTTGATGATGACTACAGTGCAACACCGATAAACGGAAAAGACGGAGGTACAACACCAAATGTTTTGGTAAATGACACCCTAAATGGAGTGCCGGTTGTTCCATCAGACGTAAACTTGACGGGAGTGACTGTTCCAACAGGATTGACATTAAACCCTGACGGTACCATTACGGTAGATCCTAATACACCAGCAGGCACTTATGAAGTGGTTTACAGCATTTGTGAGAAACTGAACCCAACCAATTGTGATACGGCAACAGTTAAAATAGCAGTTGGTCAGGCAGTAATTGATGCGGTTGATGATGATTACAGTGCAACACCGATAAGCGGAAAAGACGGAGGAACAACACCAAACATTTTGGTAAATGACACCCTAAACGGAGTGCCGGTTGTTCCATCAGACTTAAACTTGACAGGAGTTACTGTTCCAACAGGATTAACATTAAACCCTGACGGTACCATTACGGTAGATCCTAATACACCGGCAGGAAGTTATGAAGTGGTTTACAGTATCTGTGAGAAACTGAATCCAACCAATTGCGATACGGCAACTGTTAAAATAGCAGTTGGTCAGGCAGTAATTGATGCGGTTGACGATGATTACAGTGCAACACCGATAAACGGAAAAGACGGAGGTACAACACCAAATGTTTTGGTAAATGACACCCTAAACGGAGTGCCGGTTGTTCCATCAGACGTAAACTTAACGGGAGTTACTGTTCCAACAGGATTGACATTAAATACTGACGGTACAATTACGGTAGATCCTAATACGCCAGCAGGTACTTACGAAGTGGTTTACAGTATCTGCGAGAAGTTGAACCCAACCAATTGCGACACGGCAACTGTAAAAATAGCAGTTGGTCAGGCAGTAATTGATGCGGTTGACGATGATTACAGTGCAACACCGATAAACGGAAAAGACGGAGGTACAACACCAAATGTTTTGGTAAATGACACCCTAAACGGAGTGCCGGTTGTTCCATCAGACGTAAACTTAACGGGAGTGACTGTTCCAGCAGGATTGACATTAAACACTGACGGTACAATTACAGTAGCGCCTAATACGCCAGCAGGTTCCTATGAAGTGACCTACAGCATCTGTGAGAAGTTGAACCCAACCAATTGCGATACGGCAACTGTTAAAATAGCAGTTGGTCAGGCAGTAATTGATGCGGTGGATGATGATTATAGTGCAACACTTATAAACGGAAAAGAAGGAGGTACAACACCAAATGTTTTGGTAAATGACACCCTAAACGGAGTGCCGGTTGTGTTGTCAGACGTAAACTTAACGGGAGTTACTGTTCCAACAGGATTAACAGTAAACACTGACGGTACAATTACAGTGGCTCCAAATACGCCTGCAGGCACTTATGAAGTGGTTTACAGCATCTGTGAGAAGTTGAACCCAACCAATTGTGATACGGCAACTGTAAAAATAGCAGTTGGTCAGGCAGTAATTGATGCGGTTGATGATGATTACAGTGCAACACCAATAAACGGAAAAAGTGGAGGAACAACACCAAATGTTTTGGTAAATGACACCCTAAACGGAGTACCGGTTGTTCCATCAGACGTAAACTTAACGGGAGTTACTGTTCCAACAGGATTGACATTAAACCCTGACGGTACAATTACGGTAGCACCAAATACCCCAGCAGGTTCTTATGAAGTGGTTTACAGTATCTGTGAGAAACTGAATCCGACCAATTGCGATACGGCAACTGTTAAAATAGCAGTTGGTTATGCAGTAATTGATGCTGTTGACGATGATTACAGAGCTGTACCAATTAGTGGAAAAGAAGGAGGTACAAAATCAAAAGTTTTGGTAAATGACACCCTTAACGGAGTACCGGTTGTGTTGTCAGATGTAAACTTAACGGGTGTGACTGTTCCAGCAGGATTAACATTAAACCCTGACGGTACAATTACAGTAGCGCCTAATACGCCAGCAGGTACTTATGAAGTGGTTTACACCATCTGTGAGAAGTTGAACCCAACCAATTGTGATACAGCAATTGCTACGGTAATAGTTGCCCCGGCTGTAATTAATGCAGTGGACGATGACTACAGTGCAACACCAATAAGTAGAGAAGACGGAGGTACAACGCCAAATATTTTGGCTAATGATACCCTTAACGGAGTACCGGTTGAGTTGTCAGATGTAAATTTAACAGGAGTGACTGTTCCAGAAGGATTAACATTGAATCCTGACGGTACAATTACAGTAGCACCTAATACGCCATCAGGTACTTATGAAGTAGTTTACAGCATTTGTGAGAAACTGAATCCGACAAATTGCAATTCAGCAACTGTTACGGTAGTAGTTAATGACGTCGAAGTCTTTAACGCTCTTACGCCAAATGATGACGGAAACAATGATGTGTTTACTATAACCGGATTAGAAAATTATCCTGATAATACATTGGAAGTTTTCAATCGTTGGGGAGTTAAAGTTTATTCAACTGAGGGTTATGGTCAAAATGGAAACTTCTTCAGAGGTTTTGCAGAAGGCAAAAATGTCGTTAAGCAGTCTGAAGGATTACCGTCGGGTACTTACTTCTACGTTTTGAGATATGTTAACAATTCTGGAGTTGCAAGAACCCGTTCGGGCTACCTATTCCTTAACAGATAACAGTAATTAATTCTCATCGGGGTTGTAGAACCCCGATGAGTTATTATGAAATAAAAAAAATAAAATGATGAATACAATGAAGAAGATATTTTTACTGTCATTAGTAATCTTTGCGAGCGTAAGGGCTTTTGCCCAGCAAGATGCACAATACACCCAGTATATGTACAACACGGCCAATGTGAATCCGGCGTATGCGGGGAGCAGGGGAGCGTTGAGCGTATTTGGATTACACAGAAACCAGTGGGTTGGTTTGGATGGCGCTCCGGTTACCAACACTTTTTCGATAAGTTCGCCTATCGGTTATTCGGGATTGGGAGCGGGTTTGTCTTTTGTTGGCGATAAGATTGGACCTACAACTGACAACACTATTTCCGCCGATTTATCCTATACTATCGAAACATCCGCATTCTATAAACTGGCTTTTGGGGTTAAAGGTTCGGCCAATTTGTTCAGTCTTGACGTGAATAAGCTGCATATTTACAATCCCGGTGATGCTTATTTGCAGTCTGTCACCAATGATTTCAATCCTAATATAGGAGCCGGAGTTTATTTTTATTCCGACAATACCTATATAGGATTATCGATTCCCAATTTTTTCCAAGACAAGAAATACTCGGATAGCGATCGTGCCGTGTATATGGAAAAAATGCATTTTTACTTGATTGGAGGACACGTGTTTGATCTGTCCCCGTCAATAAAATTCAAGCCTGCTTTTTTACTCAAGGCAGTTGAAGGTGCCCCATTGCAGCTTGATTTGTCGGGTAATTTCATGTTCAATGAGAAATTTGTGCTGGGTGTAGCCTGGAGATGGAATGCAGCCGTGAGTGCCATGGCGGGTTTTCAGGTAACACCGGGAATGTACATCGGTTATGGGTATGACATGGAAACCACAAAGCTGGCCAATTATAATTCTGGGTCGCACGAAATATTCCTGAGGTTTGAATTTTTAAATAAAGATGGTGGAATTGTATCACCAAGATTCTTTTAACACTTAAGTAGATTATGAGAAAAACAGTTAAATGTCTGGCGGCTGCCGTTTTGTTGTCTTATGGAGTTTATGGACAAAAGAATCAGGTTGCGGCAGCAGACAAAGAATATGATAAATTCGCCTATGTAGACGCCATAAAAGTGTACGAAAAAGTATTTGATCGTGGCTACAAATCGGCAGACATGCTGAAAAAATTGGCCAATGCGTACTATTTTCAGGCAGATTACGAGAAGTCTTGTAAATGGTATGGAGAACTTTTTGCACTTCCCGATGCAAAAGAAAGCGAATATTACTACCGCTATGCCCAGTCGCTGAAAGCCACTGGAAATTATGCCAAGGCAGATGAGCTTTTAAATGCGTTCTATACAATGAACAATCAGGACAGCAGGGCGCGTTTGGCAGCGGAACAAAAGAACTACCTTGAGATCATCAGTAAAAATTCGGGCAGATACACCATTGGAGATTCCGGGATTAATTCCGACAAGTCGGATTATGGAAGTGCTTTTTATGGTAAAAAGATTGTGTTTGCCTCATCACGAGCAAAGAAAGGAGAAAATTCATGGGATGGTCAGTCTTATACTGATTTATACGCTGCCGATTTACTTCAAGACGGTTCACTTGATAAACCGTCCAAATTTGGAGGAAGGATCAATACTAAATACAACGAATCGACCCCCGTGTTTACCAAAGACGGACAAACGGTATATTTTACCCGAAACAATTATACCGACAGAAAGAGAGGGAAAGACAAAAATGAAATTACGTTGTTAAAACTCTATAAAGCCACCAAAGACGGGGATGATTGGAAAAATATCAAAGAGTTACCCTTTAACAGTGATAATTATAATGTGGCGCATCCGGCATTAAGCCTTGACGAAAAGACCCTGTATTTTGCATCGGATATGCCTGGTTCGATAGGGGCATCGGATATTTACATGGTGAGCATTAACGCAGATGACAGCTATGGAATACCTATGAATCTGGGGCCAAC belongs to Flavobacterium gilvum and includes:
- a CDS encoding OmpA family protein, giving the protein MRKTVKCLAAAVLLSYGVYGQKNQVAAADKEYDKFAYVDAIKVYEKVFDRGYKSADMLKKLANAYYFQADYEKSCKWYGELFALPDAKESEYYYRYAQSLKATGNYAKADELLNAFYTMNNQDSRARLAAEQKNYLEIISKNSGRYTIGDSGINSDKSDYGSAFYGKKIVFASSRAKKGENSWDGQSYTDLYAADLLQDGSLDKPSKFGGRINTKYNESTPVFTKDGQTVYFTRNNYTDRKRGKDKNEITLLKLYKATKDGDDWKNIKELPFNSDNYNVAHPALSLDEKTLYFASDMPGSIGASDIYMVSINADDSYGIPMNLGPTVNTEGKETFPFISGENELYFASDGHPGLGGLDVFIAKPKKEGGFENPINVGEPVNSSSDDFAFLIDTKTKMGFFSSNRAAGVGNDDIYKLKEYKPIAEECTQNIYGRITDVSTGEPVSAAVILYDSKGVFVREVQTKADGLYDFGTVDCGSLYKVKTEKEGFDVAEKPVTTGMATGKTKADLTIKQQRAHLGDDLAKNLDIKIIYFDLDKSNIRPDAEVELSKVAEAMRQYPTIAIDVRSHTDCRNTAAYNMALSDRRAKSTIAWLVKQGISKKRLTGRGYGESQLLNDCGCEGTVKSNCTEEEHQKNRRSEFIIKKF
- a CDS encoding PorP/SprF family type IX secretion system membrane protein; translation: MKKIFLLSLVIFASVRAFAQQDAQYTQYMYNTANVNPAYAGSRGALSVFGLHRNQWVGLDGAPVTNTFSISSPIGYSGLGAGLSFVGDKIGPTTDNTISADLSYTIETSAFYKLAFGVKGSANLFSLDVNKLHIYNPGDAYLQSVTNDFNPNIGAGVYFYSDNTYIGLSIPNFFQDKKYSDSDRAVYMEKMHFYLIGGHVFDLSPSIKFKPAFLLKAVEGAPLQLDLSGNFMFNEKFVLGVAWRWNAAVSAMAGFQVTPGMYIGYGYDMETTKLANYNSGSHEIFLRFEFLNKDGGIVSPRFF
- a CDS encoding gliding motility-associated C-terminal domain-containing protein produces the protein MKANTLIKSPSLGDILDYSWFFVLFLLTSFSMQAQALSDFTLSVTPSAETCPNNGTLTITTSNTVAGSIITYSITKPDTSLLNTTDQVVSGLSAGTYTVVATQSFGGNSSSKQQTVTIANQVPPSPVFTSSTGGSCNGDITLNVTKGTVVSYTLTNLPGTPAYSKTQAGNVFTNVPPGNYHIVGSDACNQSYGIDVLVNAGSVTFTRNYLADKLSGCGQIKWFNTFGTNTYIAYPLNLKYTITDPDGGADTVINRTVNSGNSSTLDVNDVIPFYDNKAYSVNLKITDACGTVFSFTQNINEYSRVEPSLGNTQCGGHYINLKEKFMNGPYTFAIVTKPAGSTITNNPSVDASGNFHSFGDANTANEPGYYEVDVTDACGITRRATFTIPVVSYANPAPLTYASCTPGKVTFDFYKNPGHFTSVTVTGPGGVVVPASQVSITGNGFRILVKDVDPGTYTVDYTDDCGNHTITYTANAVNEPSYTFNVSKQCGSFYTTLSAVTNNIPGYSNVTYRLEQWNAASSTWILVTDQDSNGRLTGVSGSFFKTGKFRLARYFTSPIPPANLANDIVSGQCVTPLDEFEIGANAIKIDKAFVFWCSSSLANVVLSASGATGNINYSIVKKDGVSFTVNNGTSNIFTNLQEGEYEFHATDDCSNTAVFTVDLNSLNQPKVNPLNLCDGQAGKLSVDGMANMNYSWTKGTNPTVLSTSNILNFPSFNGAVDAGIYHVHLTSNAPNNCIDKVLDFTITSNTSNPNAGTNQTINVCTSSPDVNLDNYLSAGADTYGSWSETTNSGKLAGSFWSPSKAGAGTYTFKYTVNGLCSGTSVATFTIVNTATPAAPTANVTQPTCTVATGTITVTAPPVAAGITYTVTGTNPVVAAVTNSTGVFSGLTPGTYDVTASAGTCMSPATALVVNSAILPPSAPTLGTVTQPTTCAAPNGTFQINAYDATTYTYVVNPSTGVTVSGSGEVTAPEGTYTVTITNKASGCTSPASASVTVDAAPTAPTAPTLGAVTQPTTCAVPNGTFQITGYDAATYTYAFTPSVVSVSATGLVTASAGSYTLKITDKVSGCESASSAAAVVNAAPSAPSAPVLGAVTQPTTCAVPNGTFQITGYDAATYTYAFTPSVVSVSATGLVTASAGSYTLKITDKVSGCESASSAAAVVNAAPSAPSAPVLGAVTQPTTCAVPNGTFQITGYDAATYTYAFTPSVVSVSATGLVTASAGSYTLKITDKVSGCESASSAAAVVNAAPSAPSAPVLGAVTQPTTCAVPNGTFQITGYDAATYTYAFTPSVVSVSATGLVTASAGSYTLKITNKVSGCESASSAAAVVNAAPSAPSAPVLGAVTQPTTCAVPNGTFQITGYDAATYTYAFTPSVVSVSATGLVTASAGSYTLKITDKVSGCESASSAAAVVNAAPSAPSAPVLGAVTQPTTCAVPNGTFQITGYDAATYTYAFTPSVVSVSATGLVTASAGSYTLKITNKVSGCESASSAAAVVNAAPSAPSAPVLGAVTQPTTCAVPNGTFQITGYDAATYTYAFTPSVVSVSATGLVTASAGSYTLKITNKVSGCESASSAAAVVNAAPSAPSAPVLGAVTQPTTCAVPNGTFQINAYDTTTYTYVVNPSTGVTVSGSGEVTAPEGTYTVTITNKASGCTSPASASVTVDAAPTAPAAPTFGAVTQPTTCAVSNGTFQITGYDAATYTYAFTPSVVSVSATGLVTASAGSYTLKITNKVSGCESASSAAAVVNAAPSAPSAPVLGAVTQPTTCAVPNGTFQINAYDTTTYTYVVNPSTGVTVSGSGEVTAPEGTYTVTITNKASGCTSPASASVTVDAAPTAPAAPTFGAVTQPTTCAVSNGTFQITGYDAATYTYAFTPSVVSVSATGLVTASAGSYTLKITNKVSGCESASSAAAVVNAAPSAPSAPVLGAVIQPTTCAVPNGTFQINAYDATAYTYAFTPSVVSVSATGLVTASAGSYTLKITNKVSGCESDSSAAAVVNAAPTAPAAPTLGTVTQPSCASPNGKFQINAYDAATYTYVVSPSAGVMVSGSGLVSAPTGSYTVTITNIASGCVSSASNIVVIESVICAVDDDYSATPINGKDGGTTPNILVNDTLNGAPVVLSDVNLTGVTVPTGLTVNTDGTITVDPNTPAGSYEVVYSICEKLNPTNCDTATVKIAVDQAVIDAVDDDYSATPINGKDGGTTPNILVNDTLNGVPVVLSDVNLTGVTVPTGLTVNPDGTITVDPNTPAGTYEVVYSICEKLNPTNCDTATVKIAVDQAVIDAVDDDYSATPINGKDGGTTPNVLVNDTLNGVPVVPSDVNLTGVTVPTGLTLNPDGTITVDPNTPAGTYEVVYSICEKLNPTNCDTATVKIAVGQAVIDAVDDDYSATPISGKDGGTTPNILVNDTLNGVPVVPSDLNLTGVTVPTGLTLNPDGTITVDPNTPAGSYEVVYSICEKLNPTNCDTATVKIAVGQAVIDAVDDDYSATPINGKDGGTTPNVLVNDTLNGVPVVPSDVNLTGVTVPTGLTLNTDGTITVDPNTPAGTYEVVYSICEKLNPTNCDTATVKIAVGQAVIDAVDDDYSATPINGKDGGTTPNVLVNDTLNGVPVVPSDVNLTGVTVPAGLTLNTDGTITVAPNTPAGSYEVTYSICEKLNPTNCDTATVKIAVGQAVIDAVDDDYSATLINGKEGGTTPNVLVNDTLNGVPVVLSDVNLTGVTVPTGLTVNTDGTITVAPNTPAGTYEVVYSICEKLNPTNCDTATVKIAVGQAVIDAVDDDYSATPINGKSGGTTPNVLVNDTLNGVPVVPSDVNLTGVTVPTGLTLNPDGTITVAPNTPAGSYEVVYSICEKLNPTNCDTATVKIAVGYAVIDAVDDDYRAVPISGKEGGTKSKVLVNDTLNGVPVVLSDVNLTGVTVPAGLTLNPDGTITVAPNTPAGTYEVVYTICEKLNPTNCDTAIATVIVAPAVINAVDDDYSATPISREDGGTTPNILANDTLNGVPVELSDVNLTGVTVPEGLTLNPDGTITVAPNTPSGTYEVVYSICEKLNPTNCNSATVTVVVNDVEVFNALTPNDDGNNDVFTITGLENYPDNTLEVFNRWGVKVYSTEGYGQNGNFFRGFAEGKNVVKQSEGLPSGTYFYVLRYVNNSGVARTRSGYLFLNR